One window of the Terriglobia bacterium genome contains the following:
- a CDS encoding GNAT family N-acetyltransferase: MNTRKLHFFPATPDRWKDIEALFGERGACGGCWCMAWRLSASEFHEQKGEKNRASLRGIVKKGSEPGVLAYAGDEPIGWCAVAPREEYPRLERSRVWARLDDQPVWSITCLFVKKQFRNHGVSAQLIEAATKLAQKHGAKMVEGYPQELKKRLPDAFVWTGLASAFRKAGFEEVARRSEQKPMVRRAIDE; the protein is encoded by the coding sequence ATGAACACGCGCAAGCTGCACTTTTTTCCGGCGACGCCGGACCGGTGGAAGGATATTGAAGCGCTATTTGGGGAACGTGGTGCGTGTGGTGGGTGCTGGTGCATGGCTTGGCGGTTGTCGGCGTCAGAGTTCCATGAGCAGAAGGGCGAGAAGAATCGCGCGAGTTTACGCGGGATCGTGAAGAAGGGCTCGGAGCCGGGCGTGCTGGCGTATGCCGGAGACGAGCCAATCGGGTGGTGCGCGGTCGCGCCGAGGGAAGAGTATCCGCGGCTGGAGCGGTCACGCGTGTGGGCGCGGCTGGACGATCAGCCGGTGTGGTCGATCACGTGTCTGTTTGTGAAGAAGCAGTTTCGGAATCATGGCGTTTCGGCGCAATTGATCGAGGCGGCGACAAAGCTGGCGCAGAAGCATGGGGCGAAGATGGTCGAGGGATATCCGCAGGAGTTGAAGAAGCGGTTGCCGGATGCGTTTGTGTGGACGGGATTGGCTTCGGCATTCAGGAAGGCGGGGTTTGAAGAGGTGGCACGGCGGAGCGAGCAGAAGCCGATGGTGAGAAGAGCAATTGACGAATGA
- the metK gene encoding methionine adenosyltransferase, which produces MSRNRFLFTSESVTEGHPDKIADQISDAILDECLRQDPYSRVACETLTCTGLVMIAGEITTKAYVDFQQIVRGTVQAIGYDNALYGFDSNTCAVISSINKQSGDIAMGVDTGGAGDQGMMFGYACNENDDYMPTPISLAHKLTLKLSEVRRNGTLPYLRPDGKSQVTVEYDEHNKPVRVDAVVISTQHAETVTNEELRADILKHVIQAVIPPAMLDADTKYHINPTGRFVIGGPMGDSGLTGRKIIVDTYGGLGRHGGGAFSGKDPTKVDRSAAYMARYIAKNIVAAGLADRCEVQLAYAIGVAEPVSVLVDTFGTGKVDREKLQDLVRKNFALTPKKIIETLDLRRPIFKKTAAYGHFGRNDPDFTWEKTDKAAALREQAGAGKAEHPHHVVKK; this is translated from the coding sequence TTGTCTCGTAATCGCTTTTTGTTTACGTCCGAGTCGGTGACGGAAGGACATCCCGACAAGATTGCCGATCAGATTTCAGATGCGATCCTGGACGAATGTTTGCGCCAGGACCCTTACAGCCGCGTGGCTTGCGAAACGCTGACCTGCACAGGGTTGGTGATGATCGCGGGCGAAATCACGACGAAGGCCTATGTCGATTTCCAACAGATCGTTCGCGGGACGGTGCAGGCGATCGGGTATGACAACGCACTGTACGGGTTCGACTCGAACACGTGCGCGGTCATCTCGAGCATCAACAAGCAGTCGGGCGACATCGCCATGGGCGTCGACACCGGTGGGGCCGGGGACCAGGGCATGATGTTCGGCTATGCCTGTAACGAGAACGACGATTACATGCCCACGCCGATCTCGCTGGCACACAAGCTCACCTTGAAGCTCAGCGAGGTTCGGCGAAACGGCACACTTCCTTATCTTCGCCCCGATGGAAAATCCCAGGTCACAGTTGAATACGACGAGCACAACAAGCCAGTGCGCGTGGATGCAGTCGTCATCTCGACGCAGCACGCCGAGACGGTGACGAACGAAGAGCTTCGCGCCGACATCCTGAAGCACGTCATCCAGGCGGTGATTCCGCCGGCGATGCTGGATGCCGACACGAAGTATCACATCAACCCGACGGGACGGTTCGTGATTGGCGGCCCGATGGGCGATAGCGGACTGACCGGGCGCAAGATCATCGTGGATACGTACGGTGGACTCGGGCGTCACGGCGGTGGCGCGTTCAGCGGCAAAGACCCGACCAAGGTGGATCGCTCGGCGGCGTACATGGCGCGCTATATCGCCAAGAACATTGTTGCCGCAGGCCTGGCTGATCGTTGCGAAGTGCAGTTGGCGTACGCAATCGGCGTGGCTGAACCAGTGAGCGTCCTGGTGGATACGTTCGGAACCGGGAAGGTCGACCGCGAGAAACTGCAGGATCTCGTCCGCAAGAACTTTGCGCTGACGCCGAAGAAGATCATCGAGACGCTGGACTTGCGGCGGCCGATCTTCAAGAAGACGGCGGCGTACGGACACTTCGGAAGGAATGATCCGGACTTCACGTGGGAGAAGACCGATAAGGCCGCGGCACTGCGCGAGCAGGCCGGAGCCGGGAAAGCCGAACATCCTCACCACGTAGTGAAGAAGTAG
- the ahcY gene encoding adenosylhomocysteinase → MSTTATSVASDVKSFELADLGKKRIDWANQSMKVLQIIRKEFIKNQPLKGIRISACLHVTAETANLMITLRDGGAETALCASNPLSTQDDVAACLVRDYGIPVFAIKGEDNDTYYKHIMQALDHKPHVTMDDGADLVSIALTKRTDVVDGIIAGTEETTTGVIRLRAMAKEGVLKYPIIAVNDADTKHMFDNRYGTGQSTIDGIVRATNFLLAGSKFVVAGYGWCGRGLASRARGLGAEVIITEIDPTKALEAVMDGYRVMAMEDAAKLGDVFCTVTGNKSVLRKEHYDVMKDGAIISNSGHFNVEIDIPALEAMSSSKRTTRNFVEEYSLKDGRKINLLGEGRLINLASAEGHPASVMDMSFADQALSVEYLVKNHASLKKEVFKVPDELDKRVAKLKLESMGIKIDRLTPEQEEYLAGWSEGT, encoded by the coding sequence ATGTCGACGACTGCTACGAGTGTTGCTTCGGATGTGAAGAGTTTCGAATTGGCTGATCTGGGAAAGAAGCGCATTGACTGGGCGAACCAGTCGATGAAGGTGCTGCAGATCATCCGCAAGGAGTTCATCAAGAACCAGCCGCTAAAAGGGATTCGGATTTCGGCGTGCCTGCACGTGACGGCCGAGACGGCGAACCTGATGATCACGCTGCGTGACGGTGGCGCCGAGACCGCGCTGTGCGCCTCGAACCCCCTTTCGACGCAGGACGACGTGGCGGCGTGCCTGGTGCGGGATTACGGGATCCCGGTCTTCGCCATAAAGGGCGAGGACAACGACACGTACTACAAACACATCATGCAGGCGCTGGACCACAAACCGCACGTCACGATGGACGACGGCGCGGACTTGGTGTCGATTGCGTTGACCAAGCGCACCGACGTGGTCGATGGCATTATTGCAGGAACGGAAGAGACTACGACTGGCGTCATCCGCTTACGCGCGATGGCGAAAGAGGGCGTGCTGAAGTATCCGATCATCGCCGTGAACGACGCCGACACGAAGCACATGTTTGACAATCGCTATGGCACCGGGCAGTCGACGATCGACGGCATCGTGCGGGCGACGAACTTTCTGCTGGCGGGATCGAAATTTGTGGTCGCCGGCTATGGCTGGTGCGGTCGCGGGTTGGCGAGCCGCGCGCGCGGACTTGGCGCCGAGGTCATCATCACCGAAATCGACCCGACGAAGGCGCTGGAAGCGGTGATGGATGGTTATCGCGTAATGGCGATGGAAGACGCGGCGAAGCTCGGCGACGTTTTCTGCACCGTCACCGGCAACAAGAGCGTGCTCCGCAAGGAACACTACGACGTGATGAAAGACGGCGCGATCATTTCGAACTCGGGCCACTTCAACGTCGAGATCGACATTCCGGCGCTGGAGGCGATGTCGAGTTCGAAGCGCACGACGCGGAACTTCGTCGAAGAGTATTCGCTGAAAGACGGACGGAAGATCAACCTGCTGGGCGAAGGACGGCTGATCAACCTGGCCTCGGCCGAAGGGCATCCGGCTTCGGTGATGGACATGAGCTTTGCCGACCAGGCGCTCTCGGTGGAGTACTTGGTGAAGAACCATGCGTCGCTGAAGAAAGAAGTCTTCAAGGTTCCGGACGAACTGGACAAGCGCGTCGCGAAGCTGAAACTGGAGTCGATGGGAATCAAGATCGACCGGCTTACGCCGGAGCAGGAAGAGTATTTGGCAGGATGGAGCGAAGGAACGTAA